In Helicobacter mastomyrinus, a single genomic region encodes these proteins:
- the lolA gene encoding LolA-like outer membrane lipoprotein chaperone — MRVLIISVIMLLGYCGTLFAWGENLKSIEADFEQYIENDDGTSVYYKGKILGKSPNKVKWDYQMPFKKEIYMNDNKVIIYEPSLEQVSHSTLRTSSDFISIIKSAKKQDDGSYHTQVDGVEYVLFVDKNDKPERINFVDSMGAKSTLKLSNVKLNTIINDKVFDFVTPEGVEVVELKMR, encoded by the coding sequence ATGCGTGTATTAATCATAAGTGTGATAATGCTACTAGGCTACTGCGGGACGCTCTTTGCGTGGGGAGAGAATCTCAAAAGCATAGAGGCAGATTTTGAGCAATATATTGAAAATGATGATGGCACGAGCGTGTATTATAAAGGCAAGATTCTAGGCAAATCTCCTAATAAAGTAAAATGGGATTATCAAATGCCCTTTAAAAAAGAAATTTATATGAATGATAATAAGGTGATTATTTATGAGCCGAGTTTGGAGCAGGTAAGCCACTCGACTTTAAGGACAAGTAGTGATTTTATATCGATTATCAAATCGGCTAAAAAGCAAGATGATGGGAGCTATCACACGCAGGTTGATGGCGTGGAGTATGTGCTGTTTGTGGATAAAAATGACAAGCCAGAACGTATTAACTTTGTAGATTCTATGGGGGCAAAAAGCACATTGAAATTAAGCAATGTGAAGCTTAATACTATAATAAATGATAAAGTATTTGATTTTGTTACGCCAGAGGGCGTGGAGGTTGTTGAGCTTAAAATGCGTTAG
- the secA gene encoding preprotein translocase subunit SecA produces the protein MLKTLVSTFLGSRNNKLIKQYRKEVQKINALESTYESLSDEALQNAFSELKERVQNGEDSLQGVLHKSFAITREASKRTLGMRHFDVQLIGGMVLNNGRIAEMKTGEGKTLVATLAVCLNALCGRGVHVVTVNDYLAQRDAKELEPLYNFLGFSVGIITSDIRDDNQRLQAYACDVVYGTNNEFGFDYLRDNMKYDLTQKVQREHYFVIIDEVDSILIDEARTPLIISGPVNRTLEHYQLANSVAQKLQNEVDFSIDEKNRVILLNEEGIKKAESLFKVDNLYSIENAALSHHLDQALKANYLFIKDKDYVVQNNEVVIVDEFTGRLSEGRRFSEGLHQAIEAKEKVDIKEESQTLADITFQNYFRLYEKLSGMTGTAQTEASEFLQIYNLEVVSIPTNIPVQRKDLNDLIYKSEREKFNALITKITELHKKGQPVLVGTASIEKSEVLHELLKKQRIPHTVLNAKQHSKEAEIIKDAGMKGAVTIATNMAGRGVDIKINDEIRELGGLYIIGTERHESRRIDNQLRGRAGRQGDPGASQFYLSLEDSLLRIFGSDKIKGIMERLGLKDGEHIESSLVTRSVESAQKKVENLHFESRKHLLEYDDVANEQRKAVYKLRNELLDENYSLNERIITNRDITAQSLLYKAQILPGDDSSNFNISSLKAQVSEDLGLDLGDCEGLEYDELLQKLITQMSESYEGKMSKLDNAHRAQIERIIYLQVLDSSWREHLYTMDNLKTGIGLRGYNQKDPLIEYKKESYNLFLEFVENLKIETTKMLHIIQLREQEESAADKMLKNMQEELEEDLQDFNSNASTTSKVKISRNELCPCGSGKKYKLCHGKSGPKKGLLA, from the coding sequence ATGCTAAAAACGCTTGTATCAACTTTTTTAGGTTCTCGTAACAATAAACTTATCAAACAATATCGCAAAGAAGTCCAAAAAATCAATGCCTTAGAATCCACTTATGAAAGCTTAAGCGATGAGGCACTCCAAAATGCGTTTAGCGAATTAAAAGAGCGGGTGCAAAATGGTGAGGATTCTTTGCAAGGAGTGCTTCACAAAAGCTTTGCCATCACACGTGAGGCAAGTAAGCGGACATTAGGTATGCGTCATTTTGATGTGCAGCTTATCGGTGGTATGGTGCTAAATAACGGACGCATTGCAGAAATGAAAACGGGTGAAGGAAAAACGCTTGTAGCCACACTCGCAGTCTGTCTCAATGCCCTTTGTGGCAGGGGTGTGCATGTCGTTACCGTTAATGACTATCTCGCTCAACGCGATGCAAAGGAGCTAGAGCCCCTTTATAACTTTCTAGGATTTTCTGTTGGCATTATCACTAGCGATATCCGCGATGATAACCAACGTTTGCAAGCCTATGCCTGTGATGTCGTGTATGGCACAAATAATGAATTTGGCTTTGACTATTTGCGGGATAATATGAAATATGACCTTACACAAAAAGTGCAAAGAGAGCATTATTTTGTCATCATTGATGAAGTGGATTCTATCCTTATTGATGAGGCACGCACACCGCTTATTATCTCTGGACCTGTAAATCGCACTCTAGAGCATTATCAACTTGCTAATAGTGTAGCTCAAAAGCTTCAAAATGAAGTGGATTTTAGCATTGATGAAAAAAATCGTGTCATTTTGCTTAATGAGGAAGGTATCAAAAAAGCTGAATCGCTTTTCAAAGTTGATAATCTCTATAGTATCGAAAATGCCGCGCTCTCTCATCATTTAGACCAAGCCCTAAAGGCAAATTATCTCTTTATCAAAGACAAAGATTATGTCGTGCAGAATAATGAGGTGGTTATCGTTGATGAATTTACCGGGCGTTTGAGTGAAGGCAGACGCTTTAGCGAGGGGCTACACCAAGCCATTGAGGCAAAAGAAAAGGTAGATATTAAAGAGGAAAGCCAAACTTTAGCTGATATTACATTTCAAAACTACTTCCGCCTTTATGAAAAATTATCGGGTATGACAGGCACAGCGCAAACAGAGGCGAGTGAATTTCTACAAATCTATAATCTTGAGGTGGTGAGTATCCCTACCAATATTCCGGTGCAACGCAAAGATTTAAATGACCTTATCTATAAAAGCGAGAGAGAGAAGTTTAATGCCCTAATTACTAAGATTACTGAGCTTCACAAAAAGGGACAGCCTGTGCTTGTAGGGACAGCAAGTATTGAAAAAAGTGAGGTGCTTCACGAACTCCTTAAAAAACAAAGAATCCCCCATACAGTCCTAAATGCCAAGCAGCATAGCAAAGAAGCAGAAATCATTAAAGATGCAGGGATGAAAGGGGCGGTTACGATTGCTACGAATATGGCTGGACGTGGCGTGGATATTAAAATCAATGATGAAATACGCGAATTGGGGGGATTATACATCATCGGCACAGAAAGGCACGAGAGCAGACGTATCGACAATCAATTACGCGGGAGAGCCGGGAGACAAGGCGACCCAGGAGCTAGTCAATTTTACTTAAGTCTTGAAGATTCTTTGCTTAGAATCTTTGGAAGCGATAAGATTAAGGGCATTATGGAACGGCTTGGACTGAAAGATGGTGAACATATAGAATCTAGCCTTGTTACTCGCTCTGTTGAGAGCGCACAAAAAAAGGTAGAAAATCTCCATTTTGAATCACGCAAACATCTGCTTGAATATGATGATGTCGCTAATGAGCAGCGCAAGGCAGTGTATAAGCTCCGTAATGAATTGCTTGACGAAAACTATTCTTTGAATGAGCGTATCATTACCAATCGCGACATCACTGCGCAATCCCTGCTTTATAAGGCACAGATTCTGCCCGGTGATGATAGCAGTAATTTCAATATCTCATCACTTAAAGCTCAAGTGAGTGAGGATTTAGGGCTTGATTTGGGAGATTGCGAGGGCTTAGAATATGATGAATTACTCCAAAAGCTTATCACACAAATGAGTGAAAGCTATGAAGGTAAAATGTCAAAACTCGATAACGCACATAGGGCGCAGATTGAGCGCATTATCTATTTGCAGGTGCTTGATAGCTCGTGGAGAGAGCATCTCTATACGATGGATAATCTCAAAACAGGCATAGGTTTGCGCGGATATAATCAAAAAGATCCATTGATTGAATACAAAAAAGAAAGCTACAATCTGTTTTTAGAGTTTGTAGAGAATCTTAAAATTGAAACGACTAAAATGCTACACATTATCCAGCTAAGAGAGCAAGAGGAAAGCGCGGCAGATAAAATGCTAAAAAATATGCAAGAGGAGCTAGAGGAGGATTTGCAAGATTTTAATTCAAATGCCTCTACCACCTCAAAAGTAAAAATCTCGCGCAATGAGCTTTGTCCTTGCGGAAGTGGTAAGAAATACAAGCTTTGCCACGGAAAAAGCGGACCTAAAAAGGGATTATTGGCTTAA
- a CDS encoding ABC transporter permease, whose protein sequence is MKTLTLYLLPRYLRFDKTQPFISITALLAFFGVGVGVMVLCVAMAIMNGMSKEFERKLFVMNYPLSIYSATYAGLDDEILHALQNHFPQFLFSPYLRYQAVGKVGNTMNVAMVFGVDMYAESQINEVVRKAFESQSNHPSDTLSSEELIKQREQHITAFKEKTFSILVGKGFEEHFGLEVDDKLDLFFTQLEPSGFSYTPINKRFTIAGFFESGLRAYDQAYTYTNLEALQKIRRVPQGVYDGIHVYAENPMQDIKPINDFLITEFPARAGIEGWWQQNGNFFSALELEKRALFIVLMLIIVMASLNIISSLLMVVMNRRKEIALLLSLGASKAEIKKIFFWVGNVIGLGGTAFGIILTGIAMYVLDTFPIISLPADVYGSSKLPLDLSLLDFCLTIIGAVIIVCLSSYYPAKRASLVDTLQVLRNE, encoded by the coding sequence ATGAAAACGCTTACTCTCTATCTTTTGCCCCGCTATTTGCGATTTGATAAAACACAGCCCTTTATCTCTATCACCGCTTTGCTTGCATTTTTTGGCGTGGGTGTAGGCGTGATGGTGCTATGTGTAGCAATGGCAATTATGAATGGTATGTCAAAGGAGTTTGAGCGCAAACTTTTTGTGATGAATTATCCTCTAAGTATATACTCTGCGACGTATGCGGGGCTTGATGATGAGATACTACACGCTTTGCAAAATCACTTCCCGCAATTTCTTTTCAGCCCATATTTGCGCTATCAAGCCGTAGGGAAGGTGGGTAACACAATGAATGTGGCAATGGTTTTTGGCGTGGATATGTATGCAGAATCTCAAATCAATGAGGTGGTGCGCAAAGCCTTTGAATCACAGAGTAATCACCCGAGTGATACCCTCTCAAGTGAAGAGTTAATCAAACAAAGAGAGCAACATATCACCGCCTTTAAAGAAAAGACATTTTCTATCCTCGTAGGCAAGGGTTTTGAAGAACATTTTGGCTTAGAAGTGGATGATAAGCTCGATTTATTTTTCACACAGCTTGAGCCTTCAGGCTTTAGCTACACGCCTATTAATAAACGTTTCACTATCGCAGGATTCTTTGAATCTGGCTTGAGAGCGTATGATCAGGCTTATACCTATACGAATTTAGAAGCATTGCAGAAAATCCGCCGTGTGCCGCAGGGCGTATATGATGGTATACACGTCTATGCAGAAAATCCTATGCAGGATATTAAGCCCATTAATGATTTTTTAATCACGGAATTTCCTGCTCGTGCGGGGATTGAGGGCTGGTGGCAACAAAATGGCAATTTCTTTTCAGCCCTAGAGCTTGAAAAACGCGCTCTCTTTATTGTGCTTATGCTTATTATCGTTATGGCAAGTCTTAACATCATTAGCTCCTTGCTTATGGTGGTAATGAATCGCCGTAAAGAAATCGCTCTGCTCCTCTCACTTGGAGCAAGTAAAGCAGAAATCAAAAAAATATTTTTTTGGGTAGGTAATGTAATCGGGCTAGGGGGTACTGCTTTTGGCATTATTCTTACAGGCATTGCCATGTATGTGCTTGATACCTTTCCTATCATCTCGCTTCCTGCTGATGTATATGGTAGCTCAAAGCTACCCCTTGACTTATCCTTACTTGATTTTTGCCTCACTATCATAGGTGCGGTAATCATCGTATGCCTTTCATCGTATTATCCTGCAAAGAGAGCATCATTAGTAGATACTTTGCAAGTTTTACGCAACGAATAG